Within the Cryptococcus neoformans var. neoformans B-3501A chromosome 1, whole genome shotgun sequence genome, the region CAGGTGCTCCCATTTTTACTTTCCCATTCCAACAACCAGACATCTCGTCCCCAGTAGGCAAGATGGCTCGACGTCCATCCCGCGCTGATCCTATGGTAAGAACGGAGGATGACATgtatgaagaggatgatggctACGGGGAGCTTGGACAGAGACATCCTTTGAGacgagggaaggaagatatGAGGGAGGAAATAGAGGCGAGACCTGGACACGAAGTGAATCTGACTCGGATTCGAGAACGCGGAGAAGGTATGAGCCTGCCTGGAATCAAGACCTTGCTTGGCGTAAAGGGTAAGCGATGGCGATTGAGATAAGATTGGGTTCCTGCGCTAAGGTCTTGTATAGAACATCCGTCCGGATCATCGTCTCTCTATCATTCACCATCGCTCCCGTCATTGGAAACAAATTCTCCTAcaacttctccttcttccgcaCGCACTTCTaggttttcttcttttacATCGTCCACTGTACCCGAGCTGTCAGCTCCCGGGTGGTGGGCACCTGAATTCGAGAGAAGCCCCTTCCACGCCGTCCCCTCCCGCTCCGACTCCTTTTCCAGCGCACAACTTCACATCGTTGACGAACACGATCAAAAACGTCGTCGTTCGGAcgttcctcctcttcgtgATGTTGAGGAGTCTGCCAGATTAAGATGGCAGGCTCAAAGCAGAAAcgcatccttcccttcctcatcaccacaTTCCTCTGGTCGTACTACACCCACCAGCTGGTCATCAATGAGAAACCGCCTGCATCCTCCAATTTCTTCGTCCCCTAGTGTGGCGACCGTCATGGGTCGGGGATCAATATCAAGTACATCTGGCGCAATGTCACCGCCCATCACTCGTCGAGCTAGTCCAAGTTCGAGAAATCCAAGTTTGGTGGGTGGACAACTATCAAGACATTTTGCAGACCTTTCAGCTACAGACAGCCAGCGGGGTTCAATATCTGGTGCAGCTGGCCCGCCAGAAAGACGAATATCTGTCCAAGCACCTTCAAGTACCACCCCCATCGACCTAGATCGTGCACCTATCTTGCCCCCATTAATATCTCCTGAAAATGAAAGGCCCTCTATGCCATCTGcgtctttttctctcccaTCTATACGGCGGTCTTCGTCTACATCTTCGGACTGCCTACGGCGGCATTCCAACACTCAACCTACAACGCCTGATACGACAGGGCAGCCTGAAGTTCGTCGCTCATCACTGACGGAGATCATCATGGCGAGGAGTGGGGATCATATTGCGATGAAAGAAGGGCGGTATGCTTTCTCAACTGAAGAGCGGCATGGGAGCTTGGGAATGGAGAAACGTGCGGAAACTGCACTTGGTCTTGCGCCTATCCCGCTTCAATCCAAAACTTCAGTTCAGTCACTTGCTGGAACGAGCAGCGATACGCCCGCCTGGAACCCTcaaggaagacgagagtcTACCGAATCAATATCGTCCGCCACAGCTCATCTCGCTATCAACTCTGAAGCTGAACGCGAGCGTACTGCATCTCTTCGGGGTCGAAAGCGATCGGCAGACATGCGCGATGATAGTGAGCCCAGGGCAGATCCGTCTCTTGTTGGAGTCGGTGTCAGTGTCAATGTTGGTGCTGGGGATCCAGGTTTACGAGGGATGGAAGTATTGGCAGAATCTGCAAGGAGAATTGCTgctgcagaagaggaacaaaaggcgaagaatgtggaggaagaagaggttgaagaggctcaggagaaggatgaggtgCCAGAGAAGACTGGAGGGCCCAAGTATACTTGTACTTATTGTGTCAAGACGTTCTCAAGGCCTAGCTCCCTGAAGATACATACCTACAGCCGTGAGTTCCTTTCGTTTGGTAGGCCAGAATTAGTGACATTGGCGCTGACGACTTGTAGACACTGGTGAAAGGCCGTATATCTGTAACGAAGCTGGGTGCGGGCGCCGTTTCTCTGTGCAATCCAACCTCAAGCGTCACGCCAAGGTGCATCAAGTTGGACCATTAGGTGTTAGCGCTCCTGAACCCTCAGTCCCTCCTACAAAAGCTTCCAAACAACCTACACATCCTTCCAAACCTAATGAACATTCATCTCCACACCCGCCCCCATTACACCATCATCAATCGCATCATCGAATGGCTCAGCCTCTCCCGCCCCCTGTGATGTCCGGCCCTATGCCTCCTCCAGGGGGCtatcctttcttccctccgAGTTATCCGCCCTTATCAATGAATGCCATGCCCGGCCCGCCTCCACCGGGGAGCACTCCCGGAATGGCGCCACCGCCGGGGTATTATATAGATGGAAGGTATGCGGTCGCTCCACCTCCGCCAACTAATGGGATGCCTCATGGAGGATATGTGCAGTATGATATGCCAGTGCCAACGCACGatgggaaggatgaaagtggaagagataatgggaagggaaaggagaagagcagaaagAGTAATTCGAAGGAAGAGTAGAAAAATTTCATCAAATAGAGGAAATCCGTGTTTTAGATCCTCTGGAGCTCCAAGGTGTAGACGATCATTGTATAACATTTAGTGGTTTCGTTATTCATTTGTCTGTTTGGGCCATAGTATATATCCCCCCGTATAGAATGACAAGTTTACGCCAAGCCTTCTGTATCCTTTTTTTGTGTTGATCATCGAATGCATCTCGGTACAGCAAATGACAGCCATCACCTCATCATATGCAGCAACAACGAGCTGGTTTTTCAAACTGAATCTTGAGTGGGCGTTTCATTAGTAGCTGCTCACCACAACTGTGGACGATCTTCTCGAAACCTCCCCACTGCGTTTCCAACGTCGTCGTATTGGCTCTGATCTGTGGGTACCGAACTCTGTGGATTACTGTGCTGTGCTGTCCCTCCcgacaagaaaaaaatTCACCAAGCTCGGATGGCACCGCTCCCATCCCTTTTTGACTGATGAATTAGATTACAACGAACAGTAAGGATGATTGCACGACGGTACATGATCAAACGACAGCCCCGCTTTGTATGCACGCCCCTTCCGTACATACCCGCGTGGGCTCGCTTCGCCCATGGATGCAGACAGTTTCATAGACAAAATGAAATAAATGATGGAGGAAATCGGACGCAGGGGACTTAGTGTTTTCAGGAACCCAAAACAAAATGTCGTTCCACCTTGTGCCCGCACCACCAAAGTAGTGGTATTTTCATCGTCGAACCATCTTTCGTGTCTTTCACATTTATTTGTTTCGTCTTTCCACTCCCGTTTTACCCCCTTCAACTCACCCAGCCATGTCGGCAATCATCCCCCAGGTCCAGCAACTGCTGGGACAAGTGGCCCAATTTTTCCCACCGTGGTTCGCTGCCCTCCCCACCTCCTTGAAAGTCGCGATCGCCGTCGTCGGTATCCCCGCTCTCATCATTGGCTTGAACGTTTTTCAGCAACTTGTACGTATTGCATTGATGGGATTCAGCTCTTTCCCCATGCTCATTGGATTCCCAAGCTGATCACAAGCTCCCTGACGCGTTATTCATCCGTCGCAGTGTCTTCCCCGTAGAAaagatcttcctcctgtTGTCTTTCACTACATTCCCTGGTTTGGCTCAGCCGCTTACTATGGTGAAGATCCCTACAAGTTCTTGTTCGAATGCCGTGACAAATATGGAGACTTATTCACTTTCATCCTTATGGGTCGAAGGATTACCGTCGCGCTTGGTCCTAAGGGTAACAACCTTTCTTTGGGTGGAAAGATTTCTCAAGTCTCTGCCGAGGAAGCCTACACTGTAAGCTTATATGCTTTACTGGCTCAATATGGCTTACTTATTATCGCTTGGTAGCACTTGACTACTCCCGTCTTTGGCAAAGGTGTTGTTTACGACTGCCCTAACGAGATGCTCATGCAGCAGAAGAAGTTTGTGAGTGGATACCATTCGCAGCTTGATTCGCAAGCTCACTATTCTACAGATCAAGTCCGGTCTTACTACCGAGTCCCTTCAATCGTATCCTCCTATGATCACCAGCGAATGCGAAGATTTCTTCACCAAAGAAGTCGGGATTTCTCCCCAGAAGCCTTCTGCTACCCTCGACCTCCTCAAAGCCATGTCCGAGCTCATCATTCTTACTGCGTCTCGTACTCTCCAGGGAAAGGAAGTTCGTGAATCTCTTAATGGTCAGTTCGCCAAGTACTACGAGGATCTCGACGGCGGTTTCACTCCTCTCAACTTTATGTTCCCCAACTTGCCCCTTCCCAGTTACAAAAGGCGAGATGAGGCTCAGAAGGCTATGAGCGACTTTTACTTGAAGATCATGGAGAacaggaggaagggtgaaAGTGACGTGAGTTGATTTCAAgttgttgaaggagaaaagtCTGATTTGAGTAGCATGAGCACGACATGATTGAAAACCTCCAGAGCTGCAAGTACCGAAACGGTGTCCCTCTCTCTGACCGTGACATTGCCCACATCATGATTGCTCTTCTTATGGCTGGCCAGCACACTTCCTCCgctacttcttcttggactcttctccatcttgcTGACCGACCCGACGTTGTGTACGTTTTTTTGGAGAAATTTTGAATGGCGAAGCATAACTGACGAGGATGTAGAGAGGCTCTTTATCAGGAGCAGAAACAAAAGCTCGGTAACCCTGACGGTACTTTCCGAGACTACAGATACGAGGACCTCAAGGAGTTGCCCATCATGGACTCTATCATCCGAGAAACTCTCCGAATGGTAAGTCATCCCGACTTGTATTTCCGATACCTTACTAACCAAATCCACTTCTAGCACGCTCCCATCCAGTAAGCCACGGACGCCTCCTTTATAAACTGTACTAATATATAATAGCTCCATCTATCGAAAAGTCCTTTCCGACATCCCCGTCCCTCCCAGTCTTTCCGCCCCTTCTGAGAACGGCCAGTACATCATCCCCAAGGGCCACTACATTATGGCCGCCCCTGGCGTCTCCCAAATGGACCCTCGTATCTGGCAAGACGCCAAGGTCTGGAACCCTGCCCGATGGCACGATGAAAAGGGATttgccgccgccgccatgGTCCAATACACTAAGGCGGAACAAGTCGACTATGGTTTCGGTTCTGTCAGCAAGGGTACCGAATCTCCTTACCAGCCTTTTGGCGCCGGTAGGCACAGATGTGTCGGTGAACAATTTGCGTACACTCAGCTTTcaaccatcttcacctATGTTGTGAGGAATTTCACTTTGAAGCTTGCTGTTCCCAAGTTCCCCGAAACCAATTACCGTGTAAGTCTTTGTGTTCCAATCTATCATTGGGATGATTTGCTGATTCTTCATTGTGTAGACCATGATTGTCCAACCCAACAACCCCTTGGTTACTTTCACCCTTCGAAACGCCGAGGTCAAGCAGGAGGTATGAAGTGCACGCATACATAAGAACTAGATGGTGCGAGTTTTAGTACGAATTGAAAGAAAGGTCATGAAGTCATAGACGATATCAATGGaccattttcttctttttttctgaTGATTTACCCAGGGCGAACATTTCCTCATCGTTTTGTTTGGTGATTTTTACGATGTCCTTGTCCGATGCATAATTATATTCATGACCACCACTTCATATGTGTCTTTCTTAGCAGATGATATGGCTACAAAATTGAAGTGCTACACTGGTTAGATCCCTTgaccctttcctttttgttcttcgttGCTACCGCGTCCTCTCATTCCCACGCCTCATCATACCCCAACTGACTTCTATCCCATGCGCCCTCCCCGCCAGGCGCCATCGTCGTCATTATGGCACCCGCAGCTCTCAAGAACACACTGCCATCAAGCTTACTCATACCCTTAACCGCCTCCTCTTTATCAaccccccttccttcttctttgtaGGTACCCGGCAAGCCACCTGGAGGAGAGTTACCGAGGAGGGAGGCGTAATGTGCGAGTGAGCGGATCGACTTTATCACGTGAGAATCTGGCGGATTGTAATGTTAGTGTCAAAAAGTTGCGAATCAGACAATGATAAGGTGGTCTCGAGGGGTTGGGATTGATCTTGCCCTATCGGACGGATGGGTGGCAAATATGAATCATtcgagagggaggaagagagggaagaaaaaaagtgaTAAAGGCAAACAGAAGGGACATACCAGGGTAAACCATCGCACTCTCCACCAAACTCAACCACGcattcctctcttccttctcccccttccccaACGCCTTATCCTCTTTTACCAATTTCTTTAGGGCATCTTCACTTCCTTCGGTATTGATGGTAGGGTAAAGGTCATACGACATGATTAGCTCCGGATCAATTGAGGGTCGTCCACGGGCAAGAGCGGTGTGGAAGGCTTCGAGGATGTACCGCCTTAAAAGAGCTCGACGGAAGGACGGAGGTAGGCGGGAGAGATAGGcggggaggaagatggaagaagttAGAGCGTGCATCTAAAACAGACGAATTTGACGTTCCGAAAAATTaaaatgaaaagaaatTGCGGAATTAGTAACGGTACCCAGGGCAGAGTATAGGACGTTGATGTAAAGGGGTAAGGAGTGACTTACAAGGAAGAAATCAACTCGGAtctccttgcctttcctcCCAGTCGCACACGCCAAAAGGGTAGCGAAAACTGCAATCTCTTCAAACTTCTTTTGCCATCCGTTTGGTCCATCTGCGACCTCTTCGTCAGACAAACTCCATCGGTCTACGATCGCTCGCAGCTCTTGGGCTTTGGGACCGTTGACAGATGATTTCAGTTGGTCGTTGACCATGGATTTGGGGTCGTAAGGCTGGGGTGTGAGAATGGGAGAGGATATGAGGGAGGTGTAGATcgagaggagggaaggggaggaagagggacgaggagaggaggtggtgaATAGAGGTTGGATATGGGAAGGGGGGATGACGAGGTTGACGATCACATCTGGGTGGACGGCGGCCTCTGCCAGTCTAGCAGCCGAAAGATCTCAGCAGCTCTTCTCATGGTAGATGGAGCCTAAAAGGCTAGGGGTATCGGAAACTCACCCTTCGGCCAAAACTACTCGATCGTTGAACTCTAATCCAAACCCAATATGGATAAAAGGATGTATTGCCCCTGCCAAAAGCCGGTTGAACATGTTGGGAGGACCTTGATCTTTACTAGAGGGGTCGGTAAAGATCTCCCAATTAGCTTGAGGGGAAAAGATGTATTCTTCGAGAACACCTTGAGGACCGAGACGTGCGATTTCATCGTGGAAGAACACCAGATAAGGGGCATAGCATCTGTGTCCGTACCGTCAGTTGCTTACCAGAGAAAACAAGAGCCGATATCATATATTTTGCTCACCCTTTATTCCCGAGATGATTGCCCCAATCTTCCCTGGTTATTCTCTTGGGCACCTTGGTTTCATCGACATCCTTCCTATCAGGACCTGCGGGATCTAGCGAAACGAGATGTGTCTTGTCATGATTCCAACAGTCGTGGATCAATTTGGGTGGCGCTCCAAAAGCATAACGAGAGAAGACAGAGTGAGGGAAGTGATTGTGAGCGACTAGGGCGGCGATGCATCCCGTTAGTTCTGTTCTCGAGAGATTTTGGAGACAAATCATTAGCGGAAATGCTTACAACGCCTCGATTCATAGATGTCATACCCCCTGTTATTCTCTTCCAGAACTTCTCTCACCGCCTTGGTGCTGTCCCAGGTAATCCCTGGCCACTTGAAGTATGCCGAAGGTTCAGCAGTTGAGGTCGGAAAGTTGCTGGCAAACGAAGGAGGTCGGGCGGACATGGCGGTCactgttcttctttggaaGGATTGGTGGATAGTTTGAGATATGCAGATATTTCTTACCTTAGGTGGGAAGGGGCCCATGTGTTGAGTCTGAGGTGGAGCGTGGTTTGTTGTGAATGCGGCCGTTATTATACATCATGTCAGAATAATGGAAAAGCACATGAAGAAATATGACCGAGGGTGCCACACCGATGGGATGAGGTCATTCAATTGTCCGGTAAAAATCATGCGTCGCCCCGTCGCCGACGGGCTGGTAGTCGACCAATCATTCGCATTCCTTTGCAACTATAACAGAGCATGTTCCGTCCGTCCTATAATACGGCATATGTCATCTGACACACTCAAGGTCGTATTTGCTTGGCCCTCAGGAGGTAGATTTTGAAACGGGCTTTGCGAAAAGATGACAAAGATGGTAACGTAACAAAGAGAACTGCGTACATACACTTGTTGACAGCTGACGTGACGCACATTCACTTGTAAAACCCAGACTTGTACCAAAGATGTGTTATTACTACTCGTACTACCAAAGCTACTACTAGAGTACATTCCAAGAAATACACTCGTTGTTTAgtctcctcctcgaccGTTTCATCATGCTTCTTGCGCTTCTCGGCCGTTGTAAACAACAGAAAATGCAGCACCATACCCCAACTTCAATCTTCTACCCATTtctaaaaaaaaaattgatCGTGCCCCCTATCCGCGACAACCTGGACCTAATATACCCTTCGCCTATCGATTAAcaccttccatttctgCCCTCCTAACATTTAGCCGCTCACTTTTCTCCAAATTTATCAAAC harbors:
- a CDS encoding hypothetical protein (HMMPfam hit to zf-C2H2, Zinc finger, C2H2 type, score: 63.0, E(): 7.9e-16); the protein is MVSVEQYRSQRTSYYPPPHSPTYVSPTSTASPVSGAPIFTFPFQQPDISSPVGKMARRPSRADPMVRTEDDMYEEDDGYGELGQRHPLRRGKEDMREEIEARPGHEVNLTRIRERGEGMSLPGIKTLLGVKEHPSGSSSLYHSPSLPSLETNSPTTSPSSARTSRFSSFTSSTVPELSAPGWWAPEFERSPFHAVPSRSDSFSSAQLHIVDEHDQKRRRSDVPPLRDVEESARLRWQAQSRNASFPSSSPHSSGRTTPTSWSSMRNRLHPPISSSPSVATVMGRGSISSTSGAMSPPITRRASPSSRNPSLVGGQLSRHFADLSATDSQRGSISGAAGPPERRISVQAPSSTTPIDLDRAPILPPLISPENERPSMPSASFSLPSIRRSSSTSSDCLRRHSNTQPTTPDTTGQPEVRRSSLTEIIMARSGDHIAMKEGRYAFSTEERHGSLGMEKRAETALGLAPIPLQSKTSVQSLAGTSSDTPAWNPQGRRESTESISSATAHLAINSEAERERTASLRGRKRSADMRDDSEPRADPSLVGVGVSVNVGAGDPGLRGMEVLAESARRIAAAEEEQKAKNVEEEEVEEAQEKDEVPEKTGGPKYTCTYCVKTFSRPSSLKIHTYSHTGERPYICNEAGCGRRFSVQSNLKRHAKVHQVGPLGVSAPEPSVPPTKASKQPTHPSKPNEHSSPHPPPLHHHQSHHRMAQPLPPPVMSGPMPPPGGYPFFPPSYPPLSMNAMPGPPPPGSTPGMAPPPGYYIDGRYAVAPPPPTNGMPHGGYVQYDMPVPTHDGKDESGRDNGKGKEKSRKSNSKEE
- a CDS encoding hypothetical protein (Match to ESTs gb|CF192489.1|CF192489, gb|CF192488.1|CF192488, gb|CF191439.1|CF191439; Similar to gi|7021480|gb|AAF35366.1| lanosterol 14 alpha-demethylase [Filobasidiella neoformans], FASTA scores: opt: 3704, E(): 0, (100.000% identity (100.000% similar) in 550 aa overlap (1-550:1-550)); HMMPfam hit to p450, Cytochrome P450, score: 185.7, E(): 9.4e-53), whose product is MSAIIPQVQQLLGQVAQFFPPWFAALPTSLKVAIAVVGIPALIIGLNVFQQLCLPRRKDLPPVVFHYIPWFGSAAYYGEDPYKFLFECRDKYGDLFTFILMGRRITVALGPKGNNLSLGGKISQVSAEEAYTHLTTPVFGKGVVYDCPNEMLMQQKKFIKSGLTTESLQSYPPMITSECEDFFTKEVGISPQKPSATLDLLKAMSELIILTASRTLQGKEVRESLNGQFAKYYEDLDGGFTPLNFMFPNLPLPSYKRRDEAQKAMSDFYLKIMENRRKGESDHEHDMIENLQSCKYRNGVPLSDRDIAHIMIALLMAGQHTSSATSSWTLLHLADRPDVVEALYQEQKQKLGNPDGTFRDYRYEDLKELPIMDSIIRETLRMHAPIHSIYRKVLSDIPVPPSLSAPSENGQYIIPKGHYIMAAPGVSQMDPRIWQDAKVWNPARWHDEKGFAAAAMVQYTKAEQVDYGFGSVSKGTESPYQPFGAGRHRCVGEQFAYTQLSTIFTYVVRNFTLKLAVPKFPETNYRTMIVQPNNPLVTFTLRNAEVKQEV